The Canis lupus baileyi chromosome 29, mCanLup2.hap1, whole genome shotgun sequence genome includes a region encoding these proteins:
- the LCOR gene encoding ligand-dependent corepressor isoform X4, which yields MQRMIQQFAAEYTSKNSSTQDPSQPNSTKNQSLPKASPVTTSPTAATTQNPVLSKLLMADQDSPLDLTVRKSQSEPSEQDGVLDLSTKKSPCAGSTSLSHSPGCSSTQGNGENSTEAIAVDSNNQSKSPLEKFMVKLCTHHQKQFIRVLNDLYTESQPDTEDLQPDSGAMDTSTCNAGCAQLGTKHKEKDAACLDMKSPTSVDLFVDSSGSHSPLHLTEQALKEPPPESNSVDGRENALTVIQKDSSELPTTKPNSGSSMDSSTLGYLTASNSSSLSFHHNSKSLEGQTTGQEQDTNMKICEDGKDHMQSSALVESLIAVKVATENSEESNSCIVSQRNSFKALSEEAWDSGFMENSPRTADKENALLCSSKTSMRQELESSEQDSRPKQENHLHSLGRNKVSYHLHPSDKGQFDHSKDGWLAPSPMPAVHKASNGHSRTKMISTSIKTARKSKRASGLRINDYDNQCDVVYISQPITECHFENQRSILSSRKTARKSTRGYFFNGDCCELPTVRTLARNLHSQEKAGCSTVEPETVVTPKQTLTLSAPAPVVDMQDPREDNQEEPSKETTSLKEGEGEASSDKESQESEVCPMTNKPSPSSSPKSEEMTAPSLVSALPAHLPEEDRPEGSSTVSIPTASGIASPEQDQQQVELLGIKDVKEGTLIQDGHLVSSTENISEGGSEDVVSRPHSSPEEANREEDPPCSESPPVGPEPPLSLGKAEDNQSISTEATTKDTQELDTDPLLKESSTFTNENPSEIEDSEAAGGTGKLEGQGSDIKHSSEKDVCDQNIDSPEENVDKKKKGKKTPEASDRCLRSQLSDPSSVDRCLRSQSSDSSSACPEIKVSKNPGTKRSKKEGCPGEMAPESLLADSFHTKGLEDTENPDVNENPYEKDAEQEGEGGGIITRQTFKNMLAKQVKGEEGDIFPSSDPISTVGQPLPGERLEIYVQSKLGEKNAHDPSESIPYTFPEQSKEKPEPIPAQDTEEVVNEVGTANTQDKDDNSDAPSSALGLSSSGSGDTAGPPKWVPRLTRLTSSTYNLRHAHSLDSLDTAKVTSEKEAAQGNPMPKENEASESGDPLDDDDVDTVVDDQPKFVEWCAEEENQELIANFNAQYMRVQKGWIQLEKEAQPTPRSRNKSDKLKEIWKSKKRSRKCRGSLEVQKFSPVQMLFMTHFKLSNVCKWFLETTETRSLVIVKKLNTRLPGDIPPVKHSLQKYSPSSLYPSSLQAERLKKHLKKFPGATPARNNWKTQKLWAKFRENPDQVEPEDGSDVSLSLNSEDSIEEVKEGRNSHPPTNSPTPASTRILRKYSNIRGKLRAQQCLIKNEKMESPFGQPVESKQSCKSVCINPLMSPKLALQVDADGFPIKPKSTDGMKGKKGKHVSEILPKAEVQNKRKRTESSTQDRKDKGPVVKASKEKHPDGSTKTPAAKKPAARDRVSQLPKKTSLKENKVKIPKKSPGKNCPPSRREKENTSKRPTQPTASETGTKPAKQKGVGESSSRPQKATNRRQSSGKTRARPLTKTPESSAAQRKRKLKAKLDSSHGKRRRLDAK from the coding sequence TGAGAACTCAACAGAGGCTATAGCAGTAGATTCTAACAATCAGTCGAAGTCCCCACTGGAGAAGTTTATGGTCAAACTGTGCACTCATCATCAGAAGCAGTTCATCCGTGTCCTGAACGATCTGTACACTGAATCCCAGCCAGACACTGAGGACCTGCAACCTGATTCTGGAGCAATGGATACATCCACTTGCAATGCTGGCTGTGCCCAGCTAGGAACAAAACATAAGGAAAAGGATGCTGCGTGTCTCGATATGAAGTCTCCTACTTCTGTAGATTTGTTCGTAGACTCATCAGGCTCACACAGCCCTCTACATTTGACAGAACAGGCCCTCAAGGAGCCTCCTCCTGAGTCAAACTCTGTAGATGGAAGAGAGAATGCCTTGACTGTTATCCAGAAAGATTCCTCTGAACTTCCAACCACTAAACCTAATTCTGGTAGTTCAATGGATAGTTCCACTCTGGGATACCTCACTGCATCTAATTCTTCCTCATTAAGCTTCCACCACAACTCTAAGAGCTTGGAGGGGCAAACCACTGGACAGGAGCAAGACACGAATATGAAAATATGTGAGGATGGGAAAGACCATATGCAGAGCTCAGCTTTAGTAGAAAGTCTAATTGCAGTGAAAGTGGCCACTGAGAATAGTGAGGAGAGCAACAGCTGTATTGTTTCTCAAAGAAATTCATTCAAAGCTTTATCAGAAGAGGCTTGGGACTCAGGGTTTATGGAGAATTCACCTAGAACTGCTGACAAAGAGAATGCTTTACTTTGTAGCTCAAAAACATCTATGCGCCAGGAGTTAGAGTCCAGTGAACAAGATTCGAGGCCAAAGCAAGAGAACCATCTTCACTCACTAGGAAGAAATAAGGTGAGTTATCATTTACATCCCAGTGATAAGGGTCAGTTTGATCATTCCAAAGATGGTTGGTTAGCTCCCAGCCCAATGCCAGCTGTACACAAAGCATCCAATGGACATTCACGAACCAAGATGATATCAACCTCCATTAAGACAGCTCGGAAAAGTAAAAGGGCATCAGGGTTGAGGATAAACGATTATGATAACCAGTGTGATGTCGTTTATATCAGTCAGCCAATAACAGAATGCCACTTTGAGAATCAAAGATCAATATTATCTTCACGGAAAACAGCCAGGAAGAGTACTCGAGGATACTTTTTCAATGGTGATTGTTGTGAGCTGCCAACTGTTCGCACACTGGCCAGAAATTTACACTCCCAAGAGAAAGCGGGCTGTTCAACAGTGGAGCCAGAGACAGTGGTCACTCCCAAGCAGACCCTTACACTTTCAGCGCCTGCACCTGTAGTGGATATGCAGGATCCCAGAGAAGACAACCAGGAAGAACCTAGTAAAGAAACAACCTCCCtcaaggaaggagaaggagaagcttcCTCTGACAAGGAATCTCAAGAGTCTGAGGTTTGCCCCATGACAAATAAACCAAGTCCAAGCAGCTCTCCTAAGTCAGAGGAAATGACAGCCCCCAGCCTGGTGTCTGCTCTACCTGCTCACCTTCCTGAAGAGGACAGGCCAGAAGGCAGCTCCACGGTCTCAATTCCCACTGCAAGTGGGATAGCTTCCCCTGAACAAGACCAACAACAAGTCGAGCTGCTGGGTATCAAGGATGTCAAGGAGGGGACTCTTATCCAAGATGGTCACCTGGTTTCCTCTACTGAGAACATTTCTGAGGGAGGCAGTGAAGATGTTGTTTCTAGGCCTCATTCTTCTCCTGAAGAAGCCAATAGAGAGGAAGATCCTCCATGCTCAGAAAGTCCCCCAGTGGGCCCAGAGCCTCCTCTGAGCCTGGGGAAAGCTGAAGACAACCAAAGCATCAGTACTGAGGCCACAACTAAAGACACTCAGGAGCTAGATACTGACCCACTCTTGAAGGAAAGCAGCACTTTTACTAATGAAAACCCCAGTGAAATTGAGGACAGTGAGGCAGCAGGCGGTACAGGAAAATTAGAGGGACAGGGCAGTGACATAAAACATTCTTCAGAAAAAGATGTATGCGATCAAAACATTGACTCACCTGAAGAGAATGTggacaagaagaaaaaaggtaaaaaaactCCTGAAGCCTCTGACAGGTGCCTAAGGAGTCAGCTTTCAGATCCCTCCTCTGTCGATAGGTGCCTAAGAAGTCAAAGTTCagattcttcctctgcttgtcctGAGATCAAGGTTTCCAAAAATCCTGGTACGAAACGTTCTAAAAAAGAAGGGTGCCCTGGTGAGATGGCACCTGAGAGCCTTCTGGCTGACAGTTTCCATACAAAAGGTCTGGAGGATACTGAAAACCCAGATGTCAATGAAAATCCTTATGAGAAAGATGCTGAGCAGGAGGGTGAAGGAGGTGGGATCATCACCAGGCAGACTTTTAAGAACATGCTAGCAAAACAAGTGAAGGGGGAAGAAGGAGATATTTTTCCTAGCAGTGATCCTATATCCACAGTTGGCCAGCCCCTGCCTGGAGAGAGACTGGAAATTTATGTTCAGTCTAAGTTAGGTGAGAAAAATGCTCATGACCCCTCAGAAAGTATTCCTTATACCTTCCCAGAACAATCAAAAGAGAAGCCAGAACCAATTCCTGCACAAGATACGGAGGAGGTTGTGAATGAGGTAGGCACTGCAAACACCCAGGATAAAGATGACAATAGTGACGCACCATCCAGTGCACTTGGGTTGTCAAGCAGTGGAAGTGGTGATACTGCTGGGCCCCCCAAATGGGTACCAAGGCTTACAAGACTGACCTCTTCGACCTATAACCTAAGACACGCTCATTCTCTGGACTCCTTGGATACTGCAAAAGTGACTTCAGAAAAGGAAGCAGCACAAGGAAACCCAATGCCAAAGGAAAATGAAGCTTCAGAGAGTGGAGATCCCTTAGATGATGACGATGTGGACACGGTGGTAGATGACCAGCCAAAGTTTGTGGAATGGTGTGCAGAGGAGGAGAACCAAGAGCTTATTGCCAACTTCAATGCCCAGTACATGAGAGTTCAGAAAGGCTGGATTCAGTTGGAAAAAGAAGCACAGCCAACACCAAGATCAAGGAACAAGTCAGATAAACTGAAGGAGATTTGGAAAAGCAAGAAAAGGTCACGGAAATGTAGGGGTTCGTTGGAGGTTCAAAAGTTTTCTCCTGTTCAGATGCTGTTTATGACACACTTTAAGTTATCTAATGTTTGCAAATGGTTCTTAGAAACAACTGAAACCCGGTCTCTGGTGATCGTGAAGAAGCTCAATACTCGTCTTCCAGGAGACATCCCCCCTGTCAAGCATTCTCTTCAGAAGTACTCTCCTTCCAGCCTGTACCCCAGTTCACTACAGGCTGAGCGCTTGAAAAAACACTTGAAGAAATTTCCTGGAGCTACTCCTGCTAGGAACAATTGGAAAACACAGAAGCTCTGGGCTAAATTTCGAGAAAATCCTGATCAAGTGGAGCCAGAGGATGGCAGTGATGTCAGCCTCAGCCTCAATTCTGAAGACAGCATAGAGGAAGTCAAGGAAGGTCGAAATAGCCATCCTCCTACAAACTCGCCTACTCCAGCAAGTACCCGGATCCTCAGAAAATATTCCAATATTCGAGGAAAGCTCAGAGCCCAGCAATGCTTAATCAAAAACGAGAAAATGGAAAGCCCATTTGGACAGCCTGTGGAAAGTAAACAGAGCTGTAAGAGTGTATGCATCAATCCTTTGATGTCCCCCAAGCTTGCCCTGCAAGTGGATGCAGATGGGTTTCCCATTAAGCCCAAGAGTACTGATGgaatgaagggaaagaaagggaagcatGTGTCAGAAATCTTACCCAAAGCAGAAGTGCAGAATAAACGCAAGAGGACAGAGAGCAGCACTCAGGACAGGAAGGACAAGGGGCCTGTGGTGAAAGCCAGCAAAGAAAAGCATCCTGATGGATCCACCAAAACCCCTGCAGCCAAGAAGCCAGCTGCAAGGGACAGAGTCAGCCAACTGCCCAAAAAGACATCCTTGAAAGAGAATAAAGTGAAGATCCCTAAAAAGTCTCCTGGGAAGAACTGCCCTCCCtccaggagggaaaaagagaatacaAGCAAAAGACCCACCCAGCCCACTGCCTCGGAGACAGGGACAAAACCTGCAAAGCAAAAGGGGGTAGGTGAATCCTCTTCCAGGCCACAAAAAGCCACCAACAGGAGGCAGAGCAGTGGAAAGACTCGGGCCAGACCCTTGACAAAAACCCCTGAGAGCAGTGCAGCCCAGAGAAAGCGAAAGCTGAAGGCAAAGCTGGACTCTTCTCATGGCAAACGGAGACGGCTAGATGCAAAGTGA
- the LCOR gene encoding ligand-dependent corepressor isoform X5 codes for MVKLCTHHQKQFIRVLNDLYTESQPDTEDLQPDSGAMDTSTCNAGCAQLGTKHKEKDAACLDMKSPTSVDLFVDSSGSHSPLHLTEQALKEPPPESNSVDGRENALTVIQKDSSELPTTKPNSGSSMDSSTLGYLTASNSSSLSFHHNSKSLEGQTTGQEQDTNMKICEDGKDHMQSSALVESLIAVKVATENSEESNSCIVSQRNSFKALSEEAWDSGFMENSPRTADKENALLCSSKTSMRQELESSEQDSRPKQENHLHSLGRNKVSYHLHPSDKGQFDHSKDGWLAPSPMPAVHKASNGHSRTKMISTSIKTARKSKRASGLRINDYDNQCDVVYISQPITECHFENQRSILSSRKTARKSTRGYFFNGDCCELPTVRTLARNLHSQEKAGCSTVEPETVVTPKQTLTLSAPAPVVDMQDPREDNQEEPSKETTSLKEGEGEASSDKESQESEVCPMTNKPSPSSSPKSEEMTAPSLVSALPAHLPEEDRPEGSSTVSIPTASGIASPEQDQQQVELLGIKDVKEGTLIQDGHLVSSTENISEGGSEDVVSRPHSSPEEANREEDPPCSESPPVGPEPPLSLGKAEDNQSISTEATTKDTQELDTDPLLKESSTFTNENPSEIEDSEAAGGTGKLEGQGSDIKHSSEKDVCDQNIDSPEENVDKKKKGKKTPEASDRCLRSQLSDPSSVDRCLRSQSSDSSSACPEIKVSKNPGTKRSKKEGCPGEMAPESLLADSFHTKGLEDTENPDVNENPYEKDAEQEGEGGGIITRQTFKNMLAKQVKGEEGDIFPSSDPISTVGQPLPGERLEIYVQSKLGEKNAHDPSESIPYTFPEQSKEKPEPIPAQDTEEVVNEVGTANTQDKDDNSDAPSSALGLSSSGSGDTAGPPKWVPRLTRLTSSTYNLRHAHSLDSLDTAKVTSEKEAAQGNPMPKENEASESGDPLDDDDVDTVVDDQPKFVEWCAEEENQELIANFNAQYMRVQKGWIQLEKEAQPTPRSRNKSDKLKEIWKSKKRSRKCRGSLEVQKFSPVQMLFMTHFKLSNVCKWFLETTETRSLVIVKKLNTRLPGDIPPVKHSLQKYSPSSLYPSSLQAERLKKHLKKFPGATPARNNWKTQKLWAKFRENPDQVEPEDGSDVSLSLNSEDSIEEVKEGRNSHPPTNSPTPASTRILRKYSNIRGKLRAQQCLIKNEKMESPFGQPVESKQSCKSVCINPLMSPKLALQVDADGFPIKPKSTDGMKGKKGKHVSEILPKAEVQNKRKRTESSTQDRKDKGPVVKASKEKHPDGSTKTPAAKKPAARDRVSQLPKKTSLKENKVKIPKKSPGKNCPPSRREKENTSKRPTQPTASETGTKPAKQKGVGESSSRPQKATNRRQSSGKTRARPLTKTPESSAAQRKRKLKAKLDSSHGKRRRLDAK; via the coding sequence ATGGTCAAACTGTGCACTCATCATCAGAAGCAGTTCATCCGTGTCCTGAACGATCTGTACACTGAATCCCAGCCAGACACTGAGGACCTGCAACCTGATTCTGGAGCAATGGATACATCCACTTGCAATGCTGGCTGTGCCCAGCTAGGAACAAAACATAAGGAAAAGGATGCTGCGTGTCTCGATATGAAGTCTCCTACTTCTGTAGATTTGTTCGTAGACTCATCAGGCTCACACAGCCCTCTACATTTGACAGAACAGGCCCTCAAGGAGCCTCCTCCTGAGTCAAACTCTGTAGATGGAAGAGAGAATGCCTTGACTGTTATCCAGAAAGATTCCTCTGAACTTCCAACCACTAAACCTAATTCTGGTAGTTCAATGGATAGTTCCACTCTGGGATACCTCACTGCATCTAATTCTTCCTCATTAAGCTTCCACCACAACTCTAAGAGCTTGGAGGGGCAAACCACTGGACAGGAGCAAGACACGAATATGAAAATATGTGAGGATGGGAAAGACCATATGCAGAGCTCAGCTTTAGTAGAAAGTCTAATTGCAGTGAAAGTGGCCACTGAGAATAGTGAGGAGAGCAACAGCTGTATTGTTTCTCAAAGAAATTCATTCAAAGCTTTATCAGAAGAGGCTTGGGACTCAGGGTTTATGGAGAATTCACCTAGAACTGCTGACAAAGAGAATGCTTTACTTTGTAGCTCAAAAACATCTATGCGCCAGGAGTTAGAGTCCAGTGAACAAGATTCGAGGCCAAAGCAAGAGAACCATCTTCACTCACTAGGAAGAAATAAGGTGAGTTATCATTTACATCCCAGTGATAAGGGTCAGTTTGATCATTCCAAAGATGGTTGGTTAGCTCCCAGCCCAATGCCAGCTGTACACAAAGCATCCAATGGACATTCACGAACCAAGATGATATCAACCTCCATTAAGACAGCTCGGAAAAGTAAAAGGGCATCAGGGTTGAGGATAAACGATTATGATAACCAGTGTGATGTCGTTTATATCAGTCAGCCAATAACAGAATGCCACTTTGAGAATCAAAGATCAATATTATCTTCACGGAAAACAGCCAGGAAGAGTACTCGAGGATACTTTTTCAATGGTGATTGTTGTGAGCTGCCAACTGTTCGCACACTGGCCAGAAATTTACACTCCCAAGAGAAAGCGGGCTGTTCAACAGTGGAGCCAGAGACAGTGGTCACTCCCAAGCAGACCCTTACACTTTCAGCGCCTGCACCTGTAGTGGATATGCAGGATCCCAGAGAAGACAACCAGGAAGAACCTAGTAAAGAAACAACCTCCCtcaaggaaggagaaggagaagcttcCTCTGACAAGGAATCTCAAGAGTCTGAGGTTTGCCCCATGACAAATAAACCAAGTCCAAGCAGCTCTCCTAAGTCAGAGGAAATGACAGCCCCCAGCCTGGTGTCTGCTCTACCTGCTCACCTTCCTGAAGAGGACAGGCCAGAAGGCAGCTCCACGGTCTCAATTCCCACTGCAAGTGGGATAGCTTCCCCTGAACAAGACCAACAACAAGTCGAGCTGCTGGGTATCAAGGATGTCAAGGAGGGGACTCTTATCCAAGATGGTCACCTGGTTTCCTCTACTGAGAACATTTCTGAGGGAGGCAGTGAAGATGTTGTTTCTAGGCCTCATTCTTCTCCTGAAGAAGCCAATAGAGAGGAAGATCCTCCATGCTCAGAAAGTCCCCCAGTGGGCCCAGAGCCTCCTCTGAGCCTGGGGAAAGCTGAAGACAACCAAAGCATCAGTACTGAGGCCACAACTAAAGACACTCAGGAGCTAGATACTGACCCACTCTTGAAGGAAAGCAGCACTTTTACTAATGAAAACCCCAGTGAAATTGAGGACAGTGAGGCAGCAGGCGGTACAGGAAAATTAGAGGGACAGGGCAGTGACATAAAACATTCTTCAGAAAAAGATGTATGCGATCAAAACATTGACTCACCTGAAGAGAATGTggacaagaagaaaaaaggtaaaaaaactCCTGAAGCCTCTGACAGGTGCCTAAGGAGTCAGCTTTCAGATCCCTCCTCTGTCGATAGGTGCCTAAGAAGTCAAAGTTCagattcttcctctgcttgtcctGAGATCAAGGTTTCCAAAAATCCTGGTACGAAACGTTCTAAAAAAGAAGGGTGCCCTGGTGAGATGGCACCTGAGAGCCTTCTGGCTGACAGTTTCCATACAAAAGGTCTGGAGGATACTGAAAACCCAGATGTCAATGAAAATCCTTATGAGAAAGATGCTGAGCAGGAGGGTGAAGGAGGTGGGATCATCACCAGGCAGACTTTTAAGAACATGCTAGCAAAACAAGTGAAGGGGGAAGAAGGAGATATTTTTCCTAGCAGTGATCCTATATCCACAGTTGGCCAGCCCCTGCCTGGAGAGAGACTGGAAATTTATGTTCAGTCTAAGTTAGGTGAGAAAAATGCTCATGACCCCTCAGAAAGTATTCCTTATACCTTCCCAGAACAATCAAAAGAGAAGCCAGAACCAATTCCTGCACAAGATACGGAGGAGGTTGTGAATGAGGTAGGCACTGCAAACACCCAGGATAAAGATGACAATAGTGACGCACCATCCAGTGCACTTGGGTTGTCAAGCAGTGGAAGTGGTGATACTGCTGGGCCCCCCAAATGGGTACCAAGGCTTACAAGACTGACCTCTTCGACCTATAACCTAAGACACGCTCATTCTCTGGACTCCTTGGATACTGCAAAAGTGACTTCAGAAAAGGAAGCAGCACAAGGAAACCCAATGCCAAAGGAAAATGAAGCTTCAGAGAGTGGAGATCCCTTAGATGATGACGATGTGGACACGGTGGTAGATGACCAGCCAAAGTTTGTGGAATGGTGTGCAGAGGAGGAGAACCAAGAGCTTATTGCCAACTTCAATGCCCAGTACATGAGAGTTCAGAAAGGCTGGATTCAGTTGGAAAAAGAAGCACAGCCAACACCAAGATCAAGGAACAAGTCAGATAAACTGAAGGAGATTTGGAAAAGCAAGAAAAGGTCACGGAAATGTAGGGGTTCGTTGGAGGTTCAAAAGTTTTCTCCTGTTCAGATGCTGTTTATGACACACTTTAAGTTATCTAATGTTTGCAAATGGTTCTTAGAAACAACTGAAACCCGGTCTCTGGTGATCGTGAAGAAGCTCAATACTCGTCTTCCAGGAGACATCCCCCCTGTCAAGCATTCTCTTCAGAAGTACTCTCCTTCCAGCCTGTACCCCAGTTCACTACAGGCTGAGCGCTTGAAAAAACACTTGAAGAAATTTCCTGGAGCTACTCCTGCTAGGAACAATTGGAAAACACAGAAGCTCTGGGCTAAATTTCGAGAAAATCCTGATCAAGTGGAGCCAGAGGATGGCAGTGATGTCAGCCTCAGCCTCAATTCTGAAGACAGCATAGAGGAAGTCAAGGAAGGTCGAAATAGCCATCCTCCTACAAACTCGCCTACTCCAGCAAGTACCCGGATCCTCAGAAAATATTCCAATATTCGAGGAAAGCTCAGAGCCCAGCAATGCTTAATCAAAAACGAGAAAATGGAAAGCCCATTTGGACAGCCTGTGGAAAGTAAACAGAGCTGTAAGAGTGTATGCATCAATCCTTTGATGTCCCCCAAGCTTGCCCTGCAAGTGGATGCAGATGGGTTTCCCATTAAGCCCAAGAGTACTGATGgaatgaagggaaagaaagggaagcatGTGTCAGAAATCTTACCCAAAGCAGAAGTGCAGAATAAACGCAAGAGGACAGAGAGCAGCACTCAGGACAGGAAGGACAAGGGGCCTGTGGTGAAAGCCAGCAAAGAAAAGCATCCTGATGGATCCACCAAAACCCCTGCAGCCAAGAAGCCAGCTGCAAGGGACAGAGTCAGCCAACTGCCCAAAAAGACATCCTTGAAAGAGAATAAAGTGAAGATCCCTAAAAAGTCTCCTGGGAAGAACTGCCCTCCCtccaggagggaaaaagagaatacaAGCAAAAGACCCACCCAGCCCACTGCCTCGGAGACAGGGACAAAACCTGCAAAGCAAAAGGGGGTAGGTGAATCCTCTTCCAGGCCACAAAAAGCCACCAACAGGAGGCAGAGCAGTGGAAAGACTCGGGCCAGACCCTTGACAAAAACCCCTGAGAGCAGTGCAGCCCAGAGAAAGCGAAAGCTGAAGGCAAAGCTGGACTCTTCTCATGGCAAACGGAGACGGCTAGATGCAAAGTGA